The nucleotide sequence TGAAGTGCACGAAATCGGAGACTGTGTCACTCCGCACGGCGTGGCGGACGCGGTGTATGGGGGAAGAGTCATCGGAGCCAGCATATAGATCGGAAGGCTCTGTCACGATCATCGAGGAGACGTCCACATGCCTGCCGTAGTGAATAGGGACATTTGTAACGCATGCGTTGGGTATAAAAAACAGGAATGCATCTTCAACTGCCCGTACGATGCCATCGCTTTGCTCGACTGGAAGGCATTCGTCGATACGAACCGGTGCGACGACTGCAGGATCTGCGTCGAAATGTGCCCCATCGGGGCCATCGTGCTGGAATAACCGATCCGCGTTCGACGTAGGGGCTACTTCACCGCCCCCATCGTGAAGCCGGCGACGAACCGGTCGAGGAAGAAGGTGTAGACCACCGCCACCGGGACGCTGGCGATCAGCGCTCCGGCCATGAGCGGCCCCCACTGGAAGACGTCGCCCCGCACCAGCTCCGTCGGCACCCCGATCGACACGGTCTTCTTCGCCGACACCGAGATGAAGGTGAGGGCGTAGATGAACTCGTGCATCGAGAGCGTGAAGGAGAACACCACCACCGTCAGCACCCCCGAGATCGCCAGCGGGAGGACGACCCTCGACATCGCCCCGAACCGGCTC is from Deltaproteobacteria bacterium and encodes:
- a CDS encoding 4Fe-4S binding protein; the encoded protein is MPAVVNRDICNACVGYKKQECIFNCPYDAIALLDWKAFVDTNRCDDCRICVEMCPIGAIVLE